Proteins encoded in a region of the Diadema setosum chromosome 7, eeDiaSeto1, whole genome shotgun sequence genome:
- the LOC140230321 gene encoding 2-Hydroxyacid oxidase 1-like, giving the protein MEDAHKMRSVEDYRKMAKKILPEPCWNIYDYPGPNRQTASDSIYAFKRYRFRPRVLTNVSRRRLATTVLGQPVSIPIGISPTANHVFASQDAEIATAKGAAAAGAVMIQSTFSYKRIKDVTASSPGGLRWMQAYIFRDRRITEHLVREAEAAGYKAIVVIIDSPVPGLDSEISRDFARLSEEMNRYPHMDIGQPEMQAAKKAGIPGIVKYNLGQYDDSLTWEDIGWIRSISSLPIVCKGILTAEAARQAADAGVKGILVSAHGGRQLDGVPAPIDALAEVVEAVRGRNVEVYMDGGVRTGADVLKALARGAKAVFVGRPILWGLACKGHAGVQHVLEILRTELEYAMALCGCQDVNTVPPDVVVHETFYHYNPKHKL; this is encoded by the exons ATGGAAGACGCACATAAGATGCGTAGCGTGGAGGATTACCGCAAGATGGCGAAGAAAATACTACCAGAGCCATGTTGGAACATCTATGACTATCCTGGACCCAACAGGCAGACTGCAAGTGATAGCATATATGCATTTAAACG GTACCGATTTCGACCGCGGGTCTTGACAAACGTATCTAGACGTCGTCTGGCAACGACTGTTCTCGGTCAACCAGTTAGCATACCCATTGGGATTTCCCCCACCGCAAATCACGTGTTCGCCTCTCAAGATGCAGAGATAGCGACAGCTAAAG GAGCAGCAGCTGCAGGCGCGGTAATGATTCAAAGCACATTCTCCTACAAGCGCATAAAGGACGTGACCGCCAGTTCTCCGGGTGGACTCCGCTGGATGCAGGCCTACATCTTCAGGGATCGCCGCATCACCGAACACTTGGTGAGAGAGGCTGAAGCGGCTGGATATAAGgctattgttgttatcattgatTCACCTGTACCTGGCCTCGACAGCGAGATATCCAGAGACTTTGCTCGCCTTTCTGAAGAAATGAACAG ATACCCACATATGGACATCGGACAACCGGAGATGCAGGCAGCTAAAAAAGCTGGTATACCTGGAATAGTGAAGTACAACCTTGGGCAGTATGACGACAGCCTAACGTGGGAAGATATTGGCTGGATTCGCAGTATATCATCACTTCCCATTGTATGTAAAggtattttgacag CCGAGGCAGCTAGACAGGCGGCTGATGCTGGAGTTAAGGGTATTTTGGTGTCCGCTCACGGTGGCAGGCAACTCGACGGTGTTCCTGCTCCG ATCGACGCTCTGGCCGAGGTGGTGGAGGCTGTCCGTGGTCGCAACGTGGAGGTCTACATGGATGGTGGAGTGAGGACGGGAGCTGACGTACTAAAGGCTTTAGCTAGAGGAGCCAAGGCCGTGTTTGTTGGCAGACCTATACTTTGGGGACTAGCCTGCAAA GGCCATGCTGGAGTGCAGCACGTCTTAGAAATTCTACGGACAGAACTGGAGTATGCTATGGCGCTATGTG GTTGCCAGGACGTCAATACTGTACCTCCTGACGTGGTCGTGCACGAGACCTTCTATCACTataaccctaaacacaaactgTGA